The following are encoded together in the Acaryochloris thomasi RCC1774 genome:
- a CDS encoding cytochrome P450, producing the protein MPSTLPAAIAPSGYPQRNHTKALRQDALGYIEYIAGQGDFLKIPFPLVPTYFVNHPDLIQEVMVKQSRSFHKPFGIKYTANQLFGDNLFTSDGELWKILRSTLQPGFSVPRLQNYAKTAIGYTRQIVDRWQPGETVEITDNMMELTLRTTTQCFFGMDLYSSKSGENLLRFIELFFKRISSVPTPAWVPIPSNRELKKLLKDRNDFFLPIIEERRTSGEDKGDILSMLVQGQKADTTGYITDMQVCNEVSNLFAAGYEVTAYSLAFTLYLLAQHPDIEARLRDEIARVLGTREITAEDLEQMPYLEQVLQESMRLLPVIAFVGRQSIEPVTIQGHHLPSRSMIVVAPWTLHRRADIYPEPLTFNPDRFADGNISKSAYLPFSGGPRACIGQGFAMMQMRINLAMILQRYRLSLPSDYVFKPIFNFNTRPQNGLPMVLKAV; encoded by the coding sequence ATGCCTTCAACACTCCCCGCCGCCATCGCTCCCAGCGGCTACCCTCAACGGAACCATACGAAGGCGCTCCGCCAAGACGCTTTGGGATACATCGAATACATCGCAGGCCAGGGCGATTTCCTGAAAATTCCGTTCCCCCTAGTACCCACCTATTTCGTCAACCATCCTGATCTGATTCAGGAGGTGATGGTCAAACAGTCCCGCAGCTTTCATAAACCCTTCGGCATTAAATACACAGCCAATCAGCTCTTTGGCGACAATCTATTCACCAGCGACGGTGAACTCTGGAAAATATTGAGATCGACCCTTCAGCCTGGTTTTAGCGTTCCACGTCTCCAGAACTACGCCAAAACAGCAATTGGCTACACCCGACAGATCGTAGATCGCTGGCAACCGGGTGAAACAGTAGAAATCACCGACAACATGATGGAGCTAACGCTTCGCACCACAACCCAGTGTTTCTTCGGCATGGACCTCTACAGCAGCAAGTCGGGAGAAAACCTGCTCCGCTTTATTGAACTTTTTTTCAAGCGGATTAGCTCCGTTCCAACCCCTGCCTGGGTTCCTATACCTAGCAACCGAGAGCTGAAGAAGTTGCTCAAAGATAGAAACGATTTTTTCCTGCCCATCATCGAAGAGCGCCGCACCTCAGGTGAAGACAAAGGCGATATTCTCTCAATGTTAGTTCAGGGCCAGAAGGCTGACACAACGGGATACATCACCGACATGCAGGTGTGTAACGAAGTCAGCAATCTATTTGCAGCGGGGTATGAAGTCACGGCCTACAGCCTAGCGTTTACGCTCTATCTACTGGCTCAACACCCAGATATAGAGGCACGTCTACGTGACGAAATTGCTCGCGTCCTGGGTACACGCGAAATTACTGCAGAAGATTTAGAGCAGATGCCTTATCTGGAGCAAGTGCTACAAGAATCAATGCGCTTGCTTCCAGTAATCGCGTTTGTAGGCCGTCAATCCATTGAACCTGTGACTATTCAGGGACACCACCTGCCGAGCAGAAGTATGATCGTTGTCGCACCTTGGACACTGCATCGCCGTGCTGATATTTACCCAGAGCCATTGACGTTCAACCCTGACCGCTTTGCTGACGGCAACATCTCTAAATCAGCTTATTTACCCTTCTCAGGTGGGCCAAGAGCCTGCATTGGTCAAGGCTTCGCCATGATGCAGATGCGAATTAACTTAGCCATGATTTTGCAGCGCTATCGCCTGAGCCTGCCGTCAGATTACGTGTTTAAGCCTATTTTCAATTTCAATACCCGTCCCCAAAATGGGCTGCCGATGGTTCTAAAGGCCGTTTAG
- a CDS encoding phasin family protein, translated as MADFQDLVKKAFYLGVGAISYAGEQATDQISDLQKRAQELADEMIRRGEMTTEESRQWLDSLTNQGQGGSSSAPKDTYSGKPQVIDVQVEDEPEQNVNDLHQQVQNLEDEFRRLQDDK; from the coding sequence ATGGCTGACTTTCAAGATCTTGTTAAAAAAGCATTCTATCTGGGCGTTGGAGCTATCTCCTATGCCGGAGAGCAGGCCACCGATCAGATCTCGGACCTGCAGAAGCGGGCGCAAGAACTTGCTGACGAAATGATCCGTCGGGGTGAAATGACCACCGAAGAATCACGGCAGTGGCTCGATAGTCTGACAAATCAAGGCCAAGGTGGCTCTTCTAGTGCGCCAAAAGATACCTATTCAGGCAAGCCCCAGGTCATTGATGTTCAGGTCGAAGATGAGCCAGAGCAGAATGTAAATGATCTGCATCAGCAAGTGCAAAATCTAGAAGACGAATTCCGCCGCCTGCAGGACGATAAATAG
- a CDS encoding isochorismate synthase, whose translation MTVTPFPAKLLQDRKSLHELFVACQATARRKEHAQVVSLSLAIPAVDPLAVLERLRQPEHLHFYWEQRSQQIAIAATEPVLQLQIDGPQRFTQAQRFICTSLVDTVTAGALDLPCAGPHFFCSFTFFDETQRETRLFPAATVFLPRWQVARVRDQAVLVANLLVDAQTNLVQLTDEVWRQWQQLRSPQTNGRGTLQSAKLSSPVAADYPVLTETERFTTAVKNILQDIEAQGLQKLVLAHTLDVTVPEPPPLGHALATLRDRYPDCYVFSVSNGKGQAFMGASPERLIELCDRNLVTDALAGSAPRGQNLTEDTHLGTQLLGNPKDNHEHQVVLDFIQNCLWELGIQSQVSSPPHLLQLPNIQHLRTLVTAKIPQNLHLLEILEALHPTPAVAGAPQKIAQQQIRKHETFERHLYAAPIGWVDHQGNGEFTVGIRSALIDGCLTRLYAGAGIVAGSDPQRELAEIQLKLHTLLDALV comes from the coding sequence ATGACCGTTACCCCGTTTCCGGCAAAGCTGCTTCAGGACCGCAAGTCACTGCATGAGCTGTTTGTAGCCTGTCAAGCGACGGCTCGGCGCAAGGAACATGCCCAGGTTGTTAGCTTGTCTCTAGCCATTCCTGCGGTTGACCCACTGGCGGTCCTGGAACGATTGCGGCAGCCAGAGCATCTGCACTTTTACTGGGAGCAGCGATCGCAACAAATCGCCATCGCCGCAACGGAACCGGTTCTGCAACTACAGATAGACGGCCCGCAGCGGTTTACGCAGGCACAGCGGTTTATTTGTACATCATTAGTGGATACGGTCACAGCAGGAGCTTTGGATTTGCCCTGTGCGGGTCCGCACTTTTTCTGTAGCTTTACTTTTTTTGACGAGACGCAGCGAGAGACGCGGCTATTTCCGGCGGCGACGGTGTTTTTGCCCCGTTGGCAGGTGGCACGGGTCCGGGACCAGGCGGTATTGGTTGCCAATCTTTTGGTGGACGCTCAAACCAATCTGGTGCAGCTAACAGACGAAGTTTGGCGACAGTGGCAGCAGTTGCGCTCTCCTCAAACCAACGGAAGAGGGACGCTGCAGTCTGCAAAGTTAAGTTCGCCTGTAGCTGCAGATTATCCAGTCCTGACCGAGACCGAGCGGTTTACGACTGCTGTGAAAAACATCTTGCAGGATATTGAAGCGCAGGGTTTGCAAAAGCTAGTCCTGGCCCACACTCTAGATGTGACGGTTCCTGAACCACCGCCGTTGGGTCATGCTCTAGCGACTCTGCGCGATCGCTACCCCGACTGCTATGTGTTCTCGGTGAGCAACGGCAAGGGGCAGGCGTTTATGGGGGCTAGTCCTGAGCGGTTGATTGAACTTTGCGATCGCAACTTAGTCACCGACGCCCTCGCCGGATCCGCCCCGCGCGGCCAAAATCTAACAGAAGATACGCACTTAGGCACTCAACTGCTGGGCAACCCTAAAGATAATCATGAGCATCAGGTGGTTCTTGACTTTATCCAAAACTGCCTTTGGGAATTGGGCATTCAGTCGCAGGTCTCTTCTCCGCCCCATTTGCTACAGCTCCCCAACATCCAGCACTTACGCACATTGGTCACGGCCAAAATCCCGCAGAATTTGCACCTGCTAGAGATTTTAGAGGCGCTGCATCCCACCCCAGCCGTGGCAGGCGCACCCCAGAAAATTGCCCAGCAGCAAATCCGCAAGCATGAGACCTTTGAGCGCCATCTCTATGCGGCCCCCATTGGCTGGGTCGATCACCAGGGGAACGGAGAATTCACGGTGGGGATTCGGTCCGCGCTCATTGACGGCTGTTTAACCCGACTCTACGCAGGTGCGGGGATTGTTGCCGGCTCTGATCCGCAGCGAGAACTAGCCGAAATCCAGCTCAAGCTCCATACGCTTTTGGATGCGCTGGTATAA
- a CDS encoding o-succinylbenzoate synthase has translation MFRLSFQPYQRRFKQALRTHHGLWSQRDGILLQLEDERGRMGKGEIAPLPWFGSETLEEALYFCRHLPARFSLHELEAISEALPACQFGFGSALESLSHRPAASENKEALLHSALLPTGKAALTAWPALWKRGYRTYKLKIGVSSLATEQDLCRTLLSELPPSAQLRLDANGGLDAQTAQQWLEICDGSRPTSDIEYLEQPLPVNQFEDMLRLSKQYTTPIALDESVATLPQLIHCYEKGWPGIFVIKPAISGYPQQLRQFCQTHAIDAVFSSVFETEIGRHACLQLAATLSTRAVGFGLDHWFAD, from the coding sequence ATGTTTCGGCTTTCCTTCCAACCCTATCAAAGACGTTTTAAGCAGGCCCTACGGACCCACCATGGCCTTTGGTCTCAGCGAGACGGAATCCTGCTGCAGCTTGAAGATGAGCGAGGACGTATGGGAAAAGGGGAGATTGCGCCCCTGCCCTGGTTTGGTTCAGAGACTTTGGAAGAAGCCCTGTATTTCTGTCGTCACCTCCCGGCTCGCTTTTCCCTGCATGAACTAGAGGCTATCTCCGAAGCGTTACCGGCCTGCCAATTTGGCTTTGGTTCAGCCCTGGAGTCCCTCAGTCATCGGCCAGCAGCATCTGAGAACAAAGAGGCTTTACTCCACAGCGCTCTCCTGCCGACAGGAAAAGCTGCACTAACGGCTTGGCCTGCTTTGTGGAAGCGGGGCTATCGCACCTACAAGTTGAAAATTGGCGTTAGCAGCCTTGCAACCGAACAAGATCTATGCCGAACTTTGCTATCAGAACTCCCTCCGTCTGCTCAGCTTCGCCTAGATGCCAACGGAGGATTAGATGCTCAAACCGCACAACAGTGGTTAGAGATATGTGACGGTTCCCGACCCACTTCTGATATTGAGTACCTAGAGCAGCCCCTGCCGGTTAACCAGTTTGAAGATATGCTCCGGTTGAGCAAGCAGTACACCACTCCCATTGCTTTAGATGAGTCCGTTGCCACCCTACCGCAGCTCATCCACTGCTATGAAAAAGGCTGGCCGGGGATTTTTGTAATTAAGCCTGCGATCTCAGGATATCCACAGCAACTGCGGCAGTTTTGCCAAACCCACGCCATTGATGCCGTTTTTTCTTCAGTTTTTGAAACGGAAATCGGTCGTCACGCTTGTCTCCAGTTAGCTGCGACCCTCTCAACCCGAGCGGTCGGCTTTGGTCTTGACCACTGGTTCGCAGATTAA
- a CDS encoding pentapeptide repeat-containing protein, with translation MTTGSQINGSDTPEVLTACNVPKSFTIQERFAEYSMNYRALLALTLFPLLLGSVAQAENPDHVKKLLKSGRCSKCDLTGADLAAANLRKANLQGADLTNANLNLADLTGANLSDANLTGASLVFVDFTGATLNGAQLTDAVIEGGDQFGRAGSFDKATLPNGIEARP, from the coding sequence TTGACCACTGGTTCGCAGATTAACGGCTCTGATACGCCTGAAGTTTTGACCGCCTGCAACGTTCCAAAGTCTTTTACAATCCAAGAAAGATTTGCAGAGTATTCCATGAACTATCGAGCATTGCTGGCGTTAACCCTGTTTCCGTTGCTGTTGGGTTCAGTGGCCCAAGCTGAGAATCCTGATCATGTGAAAAAGCTTCTGAAATCGGGACGTTGCTCAAAGTGCGATCTAACGGGTGCTGATTTAGCTGCTGCGAATTTAAGGAAGGCTAATTTGCAGGGAGCCGATCTTACGAATGCTAATCTCAATTTGGCTGATTTAACGGGTGCTAATCTCTCTGATGCTAATCTCACGGGTGCCAGTTTAGTCTTTGTTGATTTTACAGGTGCTACTTTGAATGGCGCTCAGCTTACCGATGCAGTGATTGAAGGTGGCGATCAGTTTGGTCGTGCTGGGAGTTTTGACAAGGCAACGCTCCCGAATGGAATTGAGGCACGCCCCTAG
- a CDS encoding GTP-binding protein: protein MPIANQATDWQTALQDRATQSLQQMIQDHGQLPLELQSELQNQLGVLTGLQNKLSQNLIQIAAFGFVSRGKSAVLNALFAEPIFPVGPLNGETQWPRSVRWSPTLAEIENASLQIELIDTPGLDEIEGQGRAQMARDIASTADLILFIVAGAPTPEELAALGELRQVQRPILMVVNKADLYPNLQPETIYEKLANLQQVLTSNEILLTAAAPAPVPVRSEWPDGRSKEDWEVPPPNVESLRQRLLKLLNQEGRGLLTVNALLQAEGIEQEISQRLAENYSKSAEALIGKFLVVKGVAIALLPFLFLDLLGCGLFDLLLVGALVRHYGLPTSRYRVDQIWQRLFSNIGSILLIEIVSGILFGLGGDAAIIDNAGNLLPLVSGAIAQAGVAAYGAQKIGQATQTYLIQGATWGPIGPSTIIYQMLQALKPDMLLYRLRQNLTPLPIESGAPN from the coding sequence ATGCCAATCGCCAATCAAGCTACAGACTGGCAAACAGCCCTGCAAGATCGCGCGACACAAAGCCTCCAGCAGATGATTCAAGATCATGGGCAACTGCCACTAGAGCTACAGTCAGAGCTGCAAAATCAGCTTGGGGTACTCACAGGTCTACAGAACAAGCTCAGTCAAAATCTAATCCAAATTGCGGCCTTTGGCTTTGTCAGTCGCGGGAAATCCGCTGTCCTCAATGCCCTCTTTGCCGAACCTATCTTCCCGGTCGGACCACTTAATGGCGAAACTCAGTGGCCTCGCTCGGTGCGCTGGTCCCCAACCCTGGCTGAGATAGAGAATGCCAGCCTCCAGATTGAGCTAATCGATACCCCCGGCCTTGATGAAATCGAAGGCCAGGGCCGAGCGCAGATGGCCCGTGATATTGCCAGTACTGCTGATTTGATTCTGTTTATCGTGGCCGGAGCACCCACCCCAGAGGAATTAGCGGCGCTCGGAGAACTTCGACAGGTTCAGCGGCCCATATTAATGGTGGTCAATAAGGCTGATCTGTACCCGAATCTGCAGCCAGAGACAATCTACGAAAAACTGGCGAACCTACAGCAGGTGCTAACGTCCAACGAAATTCTGCTCACAGCAGCAGCCCCAGCCCCCGTTCCAGTACGTTCAGAATGGCCCGATGGTCGCTCTAAAGAAGACTGGGAGGTGCCGCCCCCCAATGTGGAATCTCTGCGCCAGCGTTTGTTGAAACTGCTCAATCAAGAAGGACGTGGATTGCTGACGGTGAACGCCCTACTCCAGGCAGAAGGTATTGAGCAGGAGATTTCTCAGCGGCTTGCGGAGAATTATTCTAAGTCGGCTGAGGCGCTGATTGGAAAATTTTTGGTGGTTAAGGGAGTTGCGATCGCACTTCTCCCCTTCCTCTTTCTCGACCTACTCGGATGCGGCCTCTTTGATCTCTTACTAGTGGGTGCATTAGTAAGGCACTACGGCCTACCCACCAGTCGCTATCGCGTCGATCAGATTTGGCAACGACTCTTCTCAAATATAGGCAGTATTCTACTCATAGAAATAGTGAGCGGCATTCTTTTTGGCCTCGGGGGCGATGCCGCCATTATAGATAATGCAGGAAACCTACTGCCGCTCGTGAGCGGTGCGATTGCCCAGGCTGGCGTCGCCGCCTACGGCGCTCAAAAAATCGGGCAGGCAACTCAAACCTACCTAATCCAAGGTGCAACCTGGGGGCCTATCGGACCCAGCACAATCATTTATCAGATGCTCCAAGCCCTCAAGCCAGACATGCTTCTCTACCGACTGCGGCAGAACTTGACGCCGCTCCCTATCGAATCCGGCGCGCCAAATTAG
- a CDS encoding DUF5996 family protein encodes MSNYWPSLTLDAWQATYATLHMWTQIVGKVRLVQTPWINHSWHVPLYLTARGLTTGTIPYGSRVFQIDFDFIDHQLQIATIEGQTQSLELRPCSVADFYQALMASLAALDINIKINTTPNEVADPIPFEQDDTHSAYDAEYANRCWRVLLQSERVFREFRSYFSGKVSPVHFFWGSFDLAVTRFSGKSAPEHPGGVPNLPDAVAKEAYSQEVSSAGFWPGLGLGYPAFYSYAYPTPEGFGEVSVQPKAAFFHESLGEFILPYDSVCEAEEPEQMLLAFLQSTYEAAASLANWDQTALRQTCFK; translated from the coding sequence ATGTCTAATTACTGGCCGAGTCTGACCCTGGATGCTTGGCAAGCGACCTACGCTACCTTGCACATGTGGACTCAGATTGTGGGCAAAGTCCGATTGGTACAGACCCCTTGGATTAATCACTCCTGGCATGTACCGCTATATCTTACGGCGCGGGGGCTAACCACTGGCACGATTCCCTATGGTAGCCGTGTCTTTCAGATAGACTTTGACTTTATCGATCACCAGCTACAAATAGCAACTATCGAGGGGCAGACGCAGAGCCTTGAGCTGCGACCTTGCTCGGTCGCAGATTTTTATCAAGCCCTGATGGCGAGCCTTGCGGCTCTTGATATCAACATCAAGATTAATACGACTCCCAACGAAGTTGCCGACCCCATTCCTTTTGAGCAGGATGATACCCACAGCGCCTATGATGCCGAATATGCTAATCGGTGCTGGCGAGTACTGCTCCAGAGTGAGCGGGTCTTTCGTGAATTCCGCTCCTACTTCAGTGGCAAGGTCAGTCCAGTGCATTTTTTCTGGGGCAGCTTTGACCTTGCGGTGACGCGGTTCTCAGGAAAATCAGCGCCAGAACATCCCGGCGGCGTTCCTAATCTGCCTGATGCGGTTGCTAAAGAAGCCTATTCGCAAGAGGTGAGCAGCGCTGGTTTCTGGCCGGGGCTGGGGTTAGGCTATCCTGCCTTTTATTCCTATGCTTATCCCACTCCAGAAGGTTTCGGTGAGGTCTCGGTTCAGCCTAAAGCAGCCTTCTTCCATGAATCCCTAGGAGAGTTCATTCTTCCCTATGATTCGGTGTGTGAGGCGGAAGAACCCGAGCAGATGTTGCTAGCGTTTCTCCAGAGCACCTATGAGGCAGCAGCGAGTCTAGCGAACTGGGATCAGACAGCCTTACGGCAAACTTGCTTTAAGTAG
- a CDS encoding pirin family protein: MGEKYGQLRLIGAHDGRHGAVKISQDVDLYTAILEPEDRIGYQISPERYAWVQVVRGIISLNGEELREGAGLQLTASKSLEIQTQIGAEVLLFDLA, encoded by the coding sequence ATTGGCGAGAAGTACGGTCAACTTCGCCTCATTGGTGCTCACGATGGCCGCCACGGCGCCGTCAAAATTTCTCAGGATGTCGATCTATACACCGCCATACTCGAACCAGAAGACAGAATTGGCTACCAAATTTCTCCCGAGCGGTATGCCTGGGTGCAAGTTGTACGAGGCATTATTTCTCTTAACGGGGAGGAACTTCGAGAGGGCGCTGGCCTTCAACTGACAGCCAGCAAATCTTTGGAGATTCAGACTCAGATTGGAGCGGAAGTTTTGCTGTTTGACTTAGCCTAA
- a CDS encoding YcjF family protein, with translation MSAQTKQRLMWGAGAIIFALYFLIPDERGFSDFMVTGLVLGLGILAVWLKVGRKEIAPLETAAVTRQTVQKTFAKTETLIDHLEEMVGEAAESWKPQLTEVKTGLERETLQLTVMGNSGVGKSTVLDLLKGQFNCGFSESSQLLTEAVPPANALETLGTFKQLPQPLSTADVVLFVTQGDLTQSEFQCLQALDAYQKQMLVLFNKQDQYLPAQRTVLQEKIKQQLQGEESVVDVVAIASQPNPIKVRRYQEDGSYHEILEAPEPDIKALTQRLNQIIAEDTEQLILQQTYQQTLSLQSEIQVQLNQTRHELAQPIIERYQWITGATAFANPVPTLDLLAAAAISGKMVMDLGSLYRLKFSVNQAQAIASTMASAMLKLGLVEISTQALSALLKGHAFTFVAGGLLQGVSAAHLTHVAGLSLTEHFQELNALELVSPESNWQPEKLKKTMERVFVAQQQLEGLKDFSQKAIGRFRRQGGLLESAT, from the coding sequence ATGTCTGCCCAAACAAAACAGCGTCTGATGTGGGGAGCGGGGGCCATTATCTTTGCCCTGTACTTCTTAATACCAGATGAGCGCGGCTTCTCTGACTTTATGGTCACGGGCCTTGTCTTGGGGCTGGGCATTCTGGCGGTGTGGCTGAAGGTCGGTCGCAAAGAGATTGCGCCTCTGGAGACGGCGGCGGTAACGCGTCAGACGGTCCAGAAAACGTTTGCCAAGACTGAGACGCTGATTGATCATCTAGAAGAGATGGTGGGTGAAGCAGCAGAATCCTGGAAGCCACAGTTGACAGAGGTAAAGACAGGTCTGGAACGCGAGACGCTCCAGCTCACGGTGATGGGCAACAGCGGTGTGGGCAAATCCACTGTTTTGGATCTGCTTAAAGGGCAGTTCAATTGTGGCTTTAGCGAAAGCAGCCAGTTACTGACTGAAGCAGTGCCCCCTGCCAATGCTCTAGAAACATTGGGAACGTTTAAGCAGCTTCCGCAGCCCCTCTCAACGGCGGACGTGGTCCTGTTTGTGACTCAGGGCGATCTGACACAGTCAGAGTTCCAATGTTTGCAGGCTTTAGACGCATACCAAAAGCAGATGCTGGTGTTGTTCAATAAGCAGGACCAGTATTTGCCTGCTCAGCGGACAGTCTTACAGGAAAAGATTAAGCAGCAGTTGCAGGGTGAAGAATCTGTTGTTGATGTGGTTGCGATCGCATCCCAGCCCAACCCCATAAAAGTCCGCCGCTACCAAGAAGACGGTTCCTATCACGAAATCCTGGAAGCTCCCGAGCCAGATATCAAAGCTCTAACGCAGCGACTCAATCAGATCATCGCTGAAGATACCGAACAGCTCATTCTGCAGCAAACATACCAGCAGACCCTGAGCCTCCAATCTGAAATTCAAGTTCAGCTCAACCAAACTCGTCACGAATTAGCGCAGCCAATCATTGAGCGCTACCAGTGGATTACGGGAGCTACCGCCTTTGCCAACCCCGTTCCGACATTGGATCTGTTAGCCGCTGCTGCTATCTCCGGCAAAATGGTAATGGATTTAGGTAGTCTTTACCGGCTCAAGTTTTCGGTCAATCAGGCCCAAGCGATCGCCAGCACAATGGCTAGCGCCATGCTGAAGCTCGGTTTAGTAGAAATTTCAACCCAAGCATTGAGCGCTTTACTAAAGGGACATGCCTTCACCTTCGTCGCGGGCGGCTTGCTCCAGGGCGTTAGTGCAGCTCATTTAACCCACGTAGCGGGTCTCAGCCTAACAGAGCATTTTCAGGAGCTAAATGCGCTGGAATTAGTATCACCAGAGAGCAACTGGCAGCCAGAGAAGCTGAAGAAAACGATGGAAAGAGTATTTGTCGCGCAACAGCAGCTTGAGGGACTCAAAGATTTCTCCCAGAAGGCAATTGGAAGATTCCGCCGTCAGGGTGGGTTATTAGAATCGGCAACATAA
- a CDS encoding DNA methyltransferase — MVAAEDRAFHAWYRFVLSFPPHLVNEYLEKFGLESQSILLDPFCGTGTTIVEAKLRGISGVGIEANPVAHLASVVKTTWDIDPHQLMVQAQQVAMMTAETPVYQSETALRTLPAETLKLLLNNSISPRPLHRALVLLGSLEQQVESPYFDHWRVAFAKAIVKHCSNLHFGPEVGVKRKKREDAPVIKHWLAEVAAISENLQMAPESNAQTTVYHADARDVAQYLQPQSIDAVFTSPPYPNEKDYTRTTRLETVLLGFIKDGEDLRNLKKGLLRSNSRNVYKEDQDDVWIQNHPSILELADRIEARRIELGKTSGFEKKYPQVTRLYFGGMARHLASLRPYLKPGARLGYVVGDQASFLQIMIRTGQLLAEVAEGLGYQVESIDLFRTRRSSRTEQHMREEVVVLRWPG; from the coding sequence ATGGTTGCTGCCGAAGACCGCGCGTTTCACGCTTGGTATCGGTTTGTGCTGTCCTTTCCGCCCCATCTAGTAAATGAGTATCTAGAAAAGTTTGGTTTAGAGTCCCAAAGCATCCTTCTAGATCCGTTTTGCGGTACCGGAACAACAATTGTCGAAGCAAAACTCAGAGGCATTAGTGGGGTAGGCATTGAGGCCAATCCTGTCGCCCATCTAGCGAGCGTTGTCAAAACAACCTGGGATATTGACCCGCATCAGCTCATGGTTCAAGCCCAGCAAGTCGCAATGATGACGGCGGAAACGCCAGTGTACCAATCAGAGACGGCGCTGCGTACACTGCCTGCTGAGACCCTAAAGCTGCTGCTGAATAACTCTATTAGCCCTCGACCACTCCACCGGGCGCTGGTGCTGCTAGGAAGTCTCGAACAGCAGGTCGAGAGTCCATATTTTGATCACTGGCGAGTTGCGTTTGCCAAAGCCATTGTCAAGCACTGCAGTAATCTTCATTTCGGGCCAGAGGTGGGCGTCAAACGCAAAAAGCGCGAAGATGCACCCGTGATCAAGCACTGGCTAGCTGAGGTCGCCGCGATCTCAGAGAATCTACAAATGGCACCTGAATCAAACGCTCAAACGACTGTCTATCACGCCGATGCTCGGGACGTTGCTCAATATTTGCAGCCCCAATCGATTGATGCAGTCTTCACCTCACCGCCCTATCCCAATGAAAAGGACTACACCCGCACGACTCGTCTAGAAACGGTTCTGCTCGGCTTCATTAAGGATGGAGAGGATCTCAGAAACCTAAAAAAGGGGTTGCTGCGATCCAACAGCCGCAATGTCTATAAAGAAGATCAAGATGATGTGTGGATTCAAAATCATCCCAGCATTCTTGAGCTGGCCGACCGCATTGAAGCTCGTCGCATTGAGCTCGGCAAAACCTCAGGATTTGAAAAAAAATATCCGCAGGTAACTCGGCTCTATTTTGGCGGCATGGCGCGCCACCTTGCTTCACTACGGCCTTATCTAAAACCGGGAGCGAGGCTGGGTTACGTGGTCGGTGATCAAGCCTCCTTTTTACAAATCATGATTCGTACAGGCCAGCTCCTTGCAGAGGTCGCAGAAGGTTTGGGCTACCAAGTGGAAAGCATTGATCTCTTTCGTACCCGCCGCTCCAGTAGAACAGAGCAGCACATGCGTGAAGAAGTTGTTGTTCTCCGTTGGCCGGGATAG